One part of the Drosophila teissieri strain GT53w chromosome 3R, Prin_Dtei_1.1, whole genome shotgun sequence genome encodes these proteins:
- the LOC122619649 gene encoding vam6/Vps39-like protein yields the protein MHQAYSVHSILKQGVQIESIAAYGNHVILGTRSGQLIMYSVDEETGVDMRMFNKNFSRKPITQMEVIASENLLFVLTDYQVQVCDIRRIESNFAFMHSAPDTKGCTLFTMDVDTPKSTTGRVATVIRVCCAIRRRLVFFFWKEDKLNSLELSIDLSDIPRTLCWVGHAVCVGFKDEYVVYDISGKSPKKHDLFLTSSSISRDPCICLIRNNMLGISKDSYLVVVDPSQYKETDGSNNSTDVRPGAMESNSSLTPLLWSSPLLDLVWDEPFAVGRVNNAIEVRSLVGKDTLVQTIPELQKTKFLVHADKGTIFAAATSELWCIRMVEIPIQRQQLLQQKKFQLAIELTQISDEPAADRAQTIRQIHMLYAKELFTNKEFSAAMKEFEKAAIDPYDVIRLFPNLVPEPKPGTEDITVPTSSTPALEDGDLENAYLALIEYLAWARQREVVKLRDTKSSSKSLLEIIDTTLLKCYLQTNDSLVAPLLRLNQCHLEESEKTLKKHNKISELIILYQMKGKHKDALKLLREQASIEGSVLQGRKRTIRYLQELGVDHLPLIFEFADWVLNENPEDGLTIFTDELIEVESLPRAKVLDFLISKHKALVIPYLEHVITEWKDSNTLLHNVLLKQYREKVQRLLAQQEKGEEVPELIPMRAKLYKMLEESNSYSPDRVLEEFPTNMLLEERALILGRLKKHDNVLSIYIHVLGDVVKGTAYAEAHYKDDEHIFHTLIKCILIPPTQPPYDSVPLHPDFSQVNLEVALEILNTHATKIDPFEIFEHLPDDLPMPQLEKYLEKSIRKKMADKHEMQMMCGLLEAEATRLENALEAQRDISFELNESSVCSECKKRFQTQSAFVRYPNGQIVHLSCHDRIARAAAQQ from the exons ATGCACCAGGCCTACAGTGTTCACTCGATTCTGAAACAGGGCGTGCAGATAGAGTCAATAGCAGCATATG GCAACCATGTCATCTTGGGCACCCGCAGCGGACAGCTGATTATGTACTCTGTGGACGAGGAGACTGGCGTGGACATGCGGATGTTCAACAAGAACTTCAGCCGGAAACCGATCACCCAGATGGAGGTGATTGCCTCGGAGAATCTGCTCTTCGTGCTCACAGACTACCAGGTGCAGGTGTGTGACATTCGGCGGATTGAGAGCAACTTCGCCTTTATGCACAGTGCGCCCGATACGAAGGGATGCACCCTGTTCACCATGGACGTGGACACACCCAAGTCCACCACCGGACGTGTGGCCACCGTAATTCGTGTGTGCTGCGCCATCCGGCGGCGCCTTGTGTTCTTCTTTTGGAAGGAAGACAAGCTGAATTCCCTGGAACTGAGCATCGATCTCAGCGATATACCCAGGACACTCTGCTGGGTGGGCCATGCTGTTTGCGTGGGCTTTAAAGACGAATATGTGGTCTACGAT ATATCAGGAAAATCACCAAAGAAGCACGACCTATTCCTTACCTCCTCCAGTATCAGCAGAGATCCCTGCATCTGCCTTATCCGCAACAACATGTTGGGCATCTCCAAGGACAGCTACCTCGTGGTGGTAGATCCCAGCCAGTACAAAGAGACAGATGGCAGCAATAACTCCACAGATGTAAGACCGGGTGCAATGGAAAGCAATAGTTCCCTAACTCCTCTGCTCTGGTCAAGTCCGCTTTTAGATTTGG TCTGGGATGAGCCATTCGCTGTGGGTCGTGTCAACAACGCCATTGAGGTGCGCAGCCTGGTGGGCAAGGACACCCTTGTCCAGACCATTCCCGAACTTCAGAAGACGAAATTCCTCGTCCACGCAGACAAGGGAACCATCTTTGCCGCCGCCACCTCCGAGCTCTGGTGCATCCGAATGGTGGAAATCCCTATCCAGCGACAGCAATTGCTACAGCAAAAAAAATTCCAACTGGCCATTGAGCTGACG CAAATCTCCGATGAACCGGCCGCGGACCGAGCCCAAACCATTCGCCAGATACACATGCTCTATGCAAAAGAGCTCTTCACCAACAAGGAGTTTTCGGCGGCCATGAAAGAGTTTGAAAAGGCGGCTATAGATCCCTACGATGTGATAAGACTGTTCCCAAACTTGGTGCCTGAGCCAAAGCCCGGCACCGAGGACATCACCGTGCCTACGTCCAGTACTCCTGCGCTAGAGGATGGCGACCTGGAAAACGCCTATTTGGCACTGATCGAGTATCTGGCTTGGGCCCGGCAGCGGGAAGTGGTCAAGCTGCGCGACACCAAAAGTAGTTCAAAATCCCTGCTGGAGATCATCGATACCACGTTACTGAAGTGCTATCTGCAGACAAACGACTCACTAGTGGCACCGCTGCTACGTCTGAACCAGTGTCACTTAGAGGAGTCGGAAAAGACGTTGAAGAAGCACAACAAAATCTCCGAGCTGATCATCCTGTACCAGATGAAGGGCAAGCACAAGGATGCTCTTAAACTGCTTCGAGAGCAGGCGAGCATCGAAGGATCTGTGCTGCAGGGGCGCAAGCGTACAATACGCTATCTTCAGGAGTTGGGTGTGGATCATCTGCCGCTGATCTTTGAGTTCGCTGACTGGGTCTTAAACGAAAATCCCGAAGACGGCCTGACCATTTTCACAGACGAACTTATTGAAGTGGAGTCCCTGCCGCGTGCCAAAGTTCTTGACTTTTTGATTAGCAAGCACAAAGCACTTGTCATTCCCTATTTAGAGCACGTAATCACTGAATGGAAGGACAGCAACACCCTGCTCCACAACGTGCTCCTCAAACAGTATCGCGAAAAGGTGCAACGGCTTCTTGCTCAGCAGGAGAAAGG AGAGGAAGTTCCCGAACTCATTCCAATGCGAGCCAAGCTGTACAAGATGTTGGAGGAGTCCAACAGCTATTCGCCGGATCGCGTGCTAGAGGAATTTCCCACCAACATGCTGTTGGAGGAGCGCGCCCTGATTCTGGGCAGGCTCAAAAAGCACGACAACGTCCTGTCCATCTACATCCATGTTCTCGGAGATGTTGTCAAGGGAACGGCCTATGCGGAAGCCCATTACAAAGATGACGAGCATATATTTCACACACTCATTAAGTGCATACTAATACCACCAACTCAACCGCCCTATGACAGCGTTCCCTTGCATCCCGATTTCTCGCAAGTGAATCTAGAGGTCGCCCTGGAAATCCTCAACACCCACGCAACCAAAATCGATCCATTTGAGATCTTCGAG CACCTTCCCGATGATCTGCCGATGCCCCAGCTGGAGAAGTATTTGGAGAAATCAATACGTAAAAAGATGGCCGACAAGCACGAGATGCAGATGATGTGCGGCCTCTTGGAGGCGGAGGCCACACGCCTGGAGAATGCGTTGGAGGCGCAGCGAGACATTAGCTTCGAGTTAAACGAGTCTAGTGTGTGCTCCGAGTGCAAGAAACGCTTTCAAACCCAGTCCGCCTTTGTGCGCTATCCAAACGGACAGATCGTGCACCTATCCTGCCACGATCGCATCGCCAGGGCGGCTGCgcagcaataa